In Lysinibacillus sp. FSL M8-0337, the following proteins share a genomic window:
- a CDS encoding LytTR family DNA-binding domain-containing protein produces the protein MKNEINAVQKSIAQQFITMLQDWIPPNSSIAIAVDNSYIYFNSGYHGIHLEVGRQVEPGSIAEQVLRTNKRTDAILDNTLFGTPYYGIGYPVHIQDTPAALVVVLPSTFTAQKLEPYQFLTGKQEEEWTPVVIDKISYIESLQKKTWFYVEKEQFKTSITLKELQMRLPPFFIRIHRSYIVNIHFIKKMARDLTSNFIVTLKDGTELPVSQSYLNNLRNALEF, from the coding sequence ATGAAAAATGAAATCAATGCTGTACAAAAAAGTATTGCACAACAATTTATTACGATGTTACAAGACTGGATTCCACCCAACTCGTCCATCGCCATTGCTGTAGACAACTCCTATATTTACTTTAACTCTGGATATCATGGTATTCATCTAGAAGTAGGACGGCAAGTTGAACCAGGGAGTATTGCAGAGCAAGTATTACGCACAAATAAACGTACAGACGCAATATTAGATAATACTTTATTTGGTACACCCTATTATGGTATTGGCTACCCAGTACATATTCAGGACACACCAGCGGCATTAGTAGTTGTTTTACCTTCAACTTTTACTGCACAAAAATTGGAACCTTATCAATTTTTAACAGGGAAACAGGAAGAAGAATGGACCCCTGTAGTAATCGATAAAATTTCTTATATTGAGAGTCTCCAGAAAAAAACTTGGTTTTATGTAGAAAAGGAACAGTTTAAAACAAGCATTACACTTAAAGAATTACAAATGCGTTTACCTCCGTTTTTTATACGCATTCATAGATCCTATATAGTGAATATTCATTTCATAAAAAAAATGGCGCGTGATCTTACTTCGAATTTCATTGTTACTTTAAAGGATGGTACAGAATTACCTGTCAGCCAATCCTATCTTAATAACCTACGTAATGCGCTCGAATTTTAA
- the aceA gene encoding isocitrate lyase — protein sequence MSTRQEKIQALEKQWAENPRWAGIERAYTAEEVVKLQGSVVIEQTLATKGAKRLWKSLQEEPFINALGALTGNQAVQQVKAGLKAIYLSGWQVAADANLSGQMYPDQSLYPANSVPAVVKRINQALQRADQIDHAEGRVDDFDWFAPIVADAEAGFGGPLNVFELVKGMIEAGAAGVHLEDQLASEKKCGHLGGKVLLPTQNAVRNLIAARLATDVMGVDTILIARTDADAADMVTSDIDPRDAEFITGERTPEGFFRTTPGIKQAIARGLAYAPYADLIWCETSKPSLEEAREFAAAIHAEFPGKMLAYNCSPSFNWKANLSEEEIAEYQRELGKLGYKFQFVTLAGFHALNHSMFELAHDYKDNGMAAYSKLQQAEFASESKGYTATRHQREVGTGYFDDVSQVISGGTSSTTAMAGSTETEQFV from the coding sequence ATGTCAACACGTCAAGAAAAAATTCAAGCTTTAGAAAAACAATGGGCAGAAAACCCACGTTGGGCTGGTATTGAACGCGCTTATACGGCTGAAGAGGTAGTTAAATTACAAGGTTCTGTTGTAATTGAACAAACTTTAGCAACTAAAGGCGCTAAACGACTTTGGAAATCATTACAAGAAGAACCGTTTATTAATGCATTAGGTGCATTAACTGGTAATCAAGCGGTTCAACAAGTAAAAGCAGGATTAAAAGCAATCTACTTATCTGGCTGGCAAGTAGCTGCTGATGCTAACCTTTCAGGTCAAATGTACCCTGACCAATCTTTATACCCAGCTAACTCTGTACCAGCTGTAGTAAAACGTATCAACCAAGCGTTACAACGCGCTGATCAAATCGACCATGCTGAAGGACGTGTAGACGATTTCGATTGGTTTGCACCAATCGTAGCTGATGCTGAAGCAGGCTTCGGTGGTCCTTTAAACGTATTCGAACTAGTTAAAGGAATGATCGAAGCAGGAGCTGCCGGTGTACATTTAGAAGACCAATTAGCTTCTGAGAAAAAATGTGGACACTTAGGTGGTAAAGTATTACTTCCTACACAAAACGCAGTTCGTAACTTAATTGCTGCTCGTCTTGCAACAGATGTAATGGGCGTAGATACAATCTTAATCGCACGTACAGATGCTGATGCTGCAGATATGGTAACTTCTGATATTGACCCACGTGATGCTGAATTTATTACTGGCGAACGTACACCAGAAGGCTTCTTCCGTACAACACCAGGTATTAAACAAGCGATTGCTCGTGGTTTAGCTTACGCACCATATGCAGATTTAATCTGGTGTGAAACGTCTAAGCCGTCACTTGAAGAAGCTCGTGAATTCGCAGCAGCGATTCATGCTGAATTCCCTGGTAAAATGCTTGCTTATAACTGTTCACCTTCATTTAACTGGAAAGCAAACCTTTCAGAAGAAGAAATTGCAGAATATCAACGTGAGTTAGGTAAATTGGGTTACAAATTCCAATTCGTTACATTAGCTGGCTTCCATGCATTAAACCACTCTATGTTCGAACTAGCTCATGACTATAAAGATAATGGCATGGCTGCATACTCTAAACTACAACAAGCTGAGTTTGCTTCTGAATCTAAAGGCTATACAGCTACTCGCCACCAACGCGAAGTAGGTACTGGTTACTTCGATGATGTGTCACAAGTTATTTCAGGTGGTACTTCTTCAACAACAGCTATGGCTGGTTCTACAGAAACAGAACAATTCGTTTAA
- the aceB gene encoding malate synthase A — MEQATTGKLKIVGEQNEQTKEVLTPEALEFVLALHEKFDARRKELLEARQERQKRLDAGEKLDFLPETKHIREGDWTIAPLPADLQDRRVEITGPVDRKMVINALNSGAKMFMACFEDASAPTWENMISGQINMRDAINKTIEFTQASNGKTYKLNKETAVLLVRPRGLHLLEKHVLVDGEPVSGSFFDFGLYLFHNAKNALAKGTGPYFYLPKLESHLEARLWNDVFVFAQDYIGIPQGTIRATVLIETILAAFEMDEILYELRDHSAGLNCGRWDYIFSYIKRLRNQPDVILPDRGQVTMTVPFMKAYTSLCIQTCHKRNAPAMGGMAAQIPVKGDDEANAVAFAKVAEDKRREATDGHDGTWVAHPGMVATAMEQFDAIMKTPNQIHKKREDVNVKAEDLVAVPEGTITLEGLRINCSVGVQYIASWLRGNGAAPINNLMEDAATAEISRTQVWQWIRHPKGILDDGRGITLAFVLEILEEELVKIKEAVGEQAYNSGRYAEAAELFKSLIEQDEFVEFLTLPGYEKLS; from the coding sequence ATGGAACAGGCAACTACAGGTAAGCTTAAAATTGTTGGGGAACAAAACGAGCAAACAAAGGAAGTTTTAACACCGGAGGCCCTTGAGTTTGTTCTTGCCCTGCATGAAAAGTTTGATGCTCGTCGTAAAGAGCTTTTAGAGGCTCGTCAAGAACGTCAGAAGCGTCTAGATGCTGGTGAGAAACTCGACTTCCTACCAGAAACGAAGCATATTCGTGAGGGAGATTGGACGATTGCGCCACTGCCTGCGGATTTACAAGATCGACGCGTAGAAATTACTGGACCAGTAGACCGTAAAATGGTTATTAACGCATTAAATTCTGGTGCGAAAATGTTCATGGCTTGCTTTGAGGATGCTTCAGCTCCGACTTGGGAAAACATGATTTCTGGTCAAATTAATATGCGTGATGCCATTAATAAGACGATTGAATTTACTCAAGCGTCAAACGGTAAAACGTATAAATTAAATAAAGAGACAGCGGTATTACTAGTACGTCCACGTGGTCTTCATTTACTTGAAAAACATGTGTTGGTAGATGGTGAGCCTGTTTCAGGTAGTTTCTTCGATTTTGGTCTTTATTTATTCCACAATGCTAAAAATGCATTGGCAAAGGGCACGGGTCCATACTTCTATCTACCGAAGTTAGAAAGTCATTTAGAGGCTCGCTTGTGGAATGATGTCTTTGTCTTTGCACAAGATTACATTGGTATTCCACAAGGTACAATTAGAGCAACAGTTTTAATTGAAACAATATTAGCTGCATTTGAAATGGATGAAATTTTATACGAGCTTCGCGATCATTCAGCAGGTCTAAATTGTGGCCGTTGGGATTATATTTTCAGCTACATTAAACGCCTGCGCAATCAACCTGATGTAATCTTACCTGATCGCGGTCAAGTAACAATGACAGTTCCATTCATGAAGGCTTATACGTCTTTATGTATCCAAACATGTCATAAACGCAACGCACCTGCTATGGGTGGTATGGCTGCACAAATACCTGTTAAAGGCGATGATGAGGCGAATGCAGTAGCATTTGCAAAGGTTGCGGAAGATAAACGTCGTGAAGCAACGGATGGTCATGATGGAACTTGGGTAGCACACCCTGGCATGGTGGCAACAGCTATGGAGCAGTTTGATGCGATTATGAAAACACCAAACCAAATCCATAAAAAACGCGAAGATGTGAATGTAAAGGCTGAAGATTTAGTAGCTGTTCCAGAAGGGACAATTACCCTTGAAGGTCTTCGTATTAACTGTAGCGTAGGAGTTCAGTACATTGCTTCTTGGTTACGAGGCAACGGAGCTGCACCAATTAACAACTTGATGGAAGATGCTGCAACTGCAGAAATCTCCCGTACACAAGTATGGCAATGGATTCGTCATCCAAAGGGTATTTTAGATGATGGACGTGGTATTACATTAGCATTTGTGCTAGAAATATTGGAAGAAGAGCTTGTGAAAATTAAAGAGGCTGTTGGGGAACAAGCCTATAATAGTGGTCGCTATGCTGAAGCTGCTGAACTGTTTAAATCTTTAATTGAGCAAGATGAATTCGTGGAATTCTTGACACTTCCAGGCTATGAAAAATTAAGTTAA
- a CDS encoding alanine--glyoxylate aminotransferase family protein, giving the protein MSTNKEILLIPGPTPVVEEIYDALASETRGHTDPRFVAIYKNALAQTKKLFQTDGEVFVLAGSGTLAMEMAIVNTVGKGEKILVISHGYFGDRFKPLATAYGIQVDVLQAEWGKQVEPATVKAKLAEANYKAVTITHADTSTGVASDLDALVPIIKSAGALIILDGVVATAALDENMNKTYGHPDYKLDVVLTGSQKAIGIPPGLAIIAFNQSALKAREALGTIPAYYSDIENWIPVMNDPGKYFATPPVNLIYAYDVAMKMVLDEGIAKREARHLAYGRAVRLALSTYGMKALADETVAAPTLSCMLYPEGVEDAKFRAKLAEKGVIVAGALAHLAGKAFRIGHMGNTTPAMLEQAVRRIGESLNELGHAVVVEEAVARLKEQLAIGTN; this is encoded by the coding sequence ATGAGTACTAATAAAGAAATACTATTAATTCCTGGTCCTACACCAGTAGTTGAGGAAATATATGATGCTTTGGCAAGCGAAACACGTGGGCATACAGATCCACGCTTTGTTGCAATTTATAAAAATGCATTAGCACAAACAAAAAAACTATTCCAAACGGATGGTGAAGTGTTTGTACTAGCAGGTTCTGGAACGCTAGCAATGGAAATGGCGATTGTTAATACAGTGGGTAAGGGAGAAAAAATACTCGTTATTAGTCACGGATATTTTGGTGATCGTTTTAAGCCTTTAGCAACTGCTTATGGTATTCAGGTAGACGTGTTACAAGCAGAATGGGGAAAACAAGTTGAACCAGCAACAGTAAAGGCAAAATTAGCTGAAGCTAATTATAAGGCCGTCACTATTACACATGCAGATACATCTACAGGCGTCGCTTCGGATCTAGATGCATTGGTACCTATTATTAAAAGTGCGGGGGCTTTAATTATTTTAGATGGTGTTGTCGCAACAGCAGCGCTAGATGAAAATATGAATAAAACATATGGTCATCCTGACTATAAATTAGATGTTGTACTAACTGGTTCACAAAAAGCAATCGGGATACCACCAGGTTTAGCCATTATCGCCTTTAATCAATCGGCATTAAAGGCTCGTGAAGCACTAGGAACGATACCCGCATACTATAGTGATATAGAAAATTGGATTCCGGTTATGAATGATCCAGGGAAATATTTTGCAACACCACCTGTAAATTTAATTTATGCTTATGATGTCGCTATGAAGATGGTTTTAGATGAAGGGATTGCTAAGCGTGAGGCACGTCATCTAGCGTACGGTCGCGCTGTGCGTTTAGCATTATCTACGTATGGCATGAAGGCACTAGCTGACGAGACAGTAGCAGCTCCAACTTTAAGTTGTATGCTCTATCCAGAGGGCGTAGAGGATGCCAAGTTCCGTGCGAAACTTGCTGAAAAAGGTGTAATTGTTGCTGGGGCTTTGGCTCATTTAGCAGGTAAAGCATTCCGTATTGGGCATATGGGCAATACAACACCTGCAATGCTTGAACAAGCCGTGAGACGAATTGGTGAATCACTTAATGAATTAGGACATGCAGTAGTAGTAGAAGAAGCAGTTGCACGTTTAAAAGAACAATTAGCAATAGGAACGAATTAA
- a CDS encoding GntR family transcriptional regulator yields the protein MFIQIEPLSNVPIYEQVTRQIIEGIARGDMGPGDTLPSVRSLAADLGVNMHTVNKSYHELEAKGIITIRAKSGAIIRSMEERALTPEQLQQIEKNLKPVVAEGMVLGATVDQIEHMMKKVFADLQLPAEGV from the coding sequence ATGTTTATTCAAATAGAGCCATTATCGAATGTACCGATCTATGAACAGGTTACACGGCAAATTATAGAGGGCATTGCGAGAGGGGACATGGGACCGGGGGATACATTGCCGTCGGTACGAAGTTTAGCAGCCGATTTAGGTGTCAATATGCATACGGTTAATAAGAGTTACCATGAACTTGAGGCGAAGGGCATTATAACGATTCGTGCTAAATCAGGAGCAATTATTCGTTCAATGGAGGAGCGTGCATTAACGCCTGAACAATTGCAGCAGATTGAAAAAAATTTAAAGCCTGTTGTGGCAGAAGGAATGGTGCTCGGTGCAACAGTAGATCAAATAGAGCACATGATGAAAAAGGTATTCGCTGACTTGCAACTGCCAGCAGAAGGGGTGTAG
- a CDS encoding DUF5808 domain-containing protein, translated as MLLGIFTIMYVMTLAMQVFVPYIVRETIVFGVTVPEQNIKHSALALAKKRYAQTVGLFGVLILILMLMLNWSLAPSESAQGILLLSCLFGMLAISMVLYWLNHQKVMKLKIREQWGMNIKQVRAVDLTARSRDEMLPWPFYVVPIGVTIFLIIFTLLHYSQIPNAVAVHWGPSGAADAWREKTYFIAISLPLVMLMMQCMMWGTADSLKRSAIRMSINRQQESLENELKTRKFMSWNIALISYSLTALLTILQLSNIYPSMAEGNKLLPFFIAFLFLILGSVLVYAWKKRQLRLKYEDNVVSEVMDIDEDRYWKGGLIYMNRQDPSVFVEKRFGVGWTMNFANPRGYIVIVLPLLLLLLISIISF; from the coding sequence ATGCTACTAGGTATTTTTACAATAATGTATGTCATGACATTAGCCATGCAAGTTTTTGTCCCTTACATTGTACGTGAGACTATTGTATTTGGCGTTACTGTACCAGAACAAAATATAAAGCATTCTGCATTAGCTCTTGCGAAAAAACGTTATGCGCAAACAGTAGGGCTTTTTGGCGTGCTGATTTTAATACTTATGCTAATGCTTAACTGGTCGCTTGCACCTTCTGAAAGTGCACAAGGCATCCTTTTACTAAGCTGTTTATTTGGCATGCTGGCGATTAGTATGGTGTTATACTGGTTAAACCATCAGAAAGTGATGAAGTTGAAAATACGCGAGCAATGGGGCATGAATATAAAACAGGTGCGAGCAGTTGATTTAACTGCTCGTAGTCGTGATGAAATGCTGCCATGGCCCTTCTATGTGGTGCCTATAGGCGTTACGATTTTTCTTATTATTTTTACATTATTACATTATAGTCAAATACCAAATGCTGTAGCGGTGCATTGGGGACCAAGTGGAGCGGCGGATGCATGGCGAGAAAAAACCTATTTTATTGCGATTTCATTACCACTAGTTATGTTGATGATGCAATGTATGATGTGGGGCACTGCAGATTCACTCAAGCGTTCGGCTATTCGAATGTCTATTAATCGTCAGCAGGAGTCATTAGAAAATGAATTAAAAACACGAAAGTTTATGAGCTGGAATATAGCATTGATTAGCTATAGTTTAACCGCATTATTGACCATACTACAGCTAAGTAATATCTATCCTTCAATGGCTGAAGGCAATAAACTATTACCATTCTTTATTGCATTTCTATTTTTAATTTTAGGTTCAGTGCTAGTGTATGCATGGAAAAAGCGACAATTACGGTTGAAATATGAAGATAATGTGGTGTCAGAGGTAATGGATATTGATGAGGATCGTTACTGGAAAGGCGGTCTTATTTATATGAATCGTCAGGACCCATCTGTTTTTGTAGAAAAACGTTTTGGTGTAGGCTGGACAATGAATTTTGCAAATCCAAGAGGCTATATTGTCATTGTTTTACCACTACTGCTATTGCTGCTGATTTCTATAATTTCTTTTTAG
- a CDS encoding response regulator transcription factor: MKILVVDDDVHILQLVNIYLTREGYQVMQAENGEQALQLLDGNMPDLAVVDVMMPGMDGFTLTEILSKDYDIPVLLLTAKGELEDKERGFLAGSDDYVVKPFEPKELLFRIAAILRRLDKKNQVTIQVGKLEIDRRSFEVTIGGDTLLLPLKEFELLALLASRPNQVFTRSIIMEQVWGYDYEGDEQTLNTHVKRIRERLHRYNTDVEITTVRGVGYKLEVSAP, from the coding sequence ATGAAAATTTTAGTTGTCGATGATGATGTGCATATTTTGCAGTTAGTGAATATTTATTTAACTCGCGAAGGCTATCAAGTCATGCAGGCAGAGAATGGGGAACAAGCTCTGCAATTGCTGGATGGAAATATGCCCGATTTGGCAGTAGTGGATGTCATGATGCCAGGAATGGATGGTTTTACGCTAACAGAAATTTTAAGTAAGGATTATGATATCCCTGTGCTGTTATTAACGGCTAAGGGAGAGCTTGAAGATAAGGAACGTGGCTTTTTAGCAGGTTCGGATGACTATGTCGTTAAGCCGTTCGAGCCAAAGGAATTACTGTTTCGCATTGCAGCTATTTTGCGTAGGCTTGATAAAAAAAATCAAGTAACAATACAGGTCGGCAAGCTGGAAATTGATCGCCGCAGCTTTGAGGTTACAATTGGTGGTGACACGCTTCTGTTACCTTTAAAAGAGTTTGAGCTGTTAGCGCTACTGGCTTCTCGTCCAAATCAAGTATTTACACGTAGCATTATTATGGAGCAAGTATGGGGTTACGACTATGAAGGTGATGAACAAACATTAAATACACATGTGAAGCGGATTCGTGAGCGATTGCATCGTTACAATACAGATGTCGAAATTACAACGGTGCGTGGCGTCGGTTATAAGCTTGAGGTAAGTGCACCATGA
- a CDS encoding HAMP domain-containing sensor histidine kinase, with product MKTLYSKFVITTMLIMIGSLCIGFLMTNTYYHQVTKEKNDAKNVAIAQDIADYIESAKEMDLENYLTTLGDIGYQIYVTTGEEHRFFGGEYRDKKLPTDIIQQVLEGEVYHGMRDFPKETFMTGFFANELINTIGVPFTYHNEQYALFIRPDIRFLFSEAHTLLGGLILGMAVMSLLAMLLFAKALIRPITKLTEATHQLAHEKFDTLLEIDRADEIGQLADSFNVMTEKLQENDRMRKQFISNVSHDFQSPLLNIQGYVDLLKNPTLAEPERQEYATIIELETKRLSTLTKQLLLLTSLDQSTRMLKREPYPLDEQLKETVRKYRWQLEEANVQLSYQIEPVIYNGDASLLQNVWDNLLTNAIKYNVNGGDIHIQLQEQTTFVEVLVKDSGIGMTIEQLQKVYDRFYRADESRTKQGTGLGLAIVKQIVELHGGEVQMESARNEGTSVCIHLPKL from the coding sequence ATGAAAACGTTATATAGTAAATTTGTTATCACGACCATGCTCATTATGATTGGCAGTTTATGTATTGGATTTTTAATGACGAATACATATTATCACCAAGTGACTAAAGAAAAAAATGATGCAAAAAACGTTGCGATTGCACAAGATATTGCCGACTATATTGAATCAGCGAAAGAAATGGATTTAGAAAATTATTTAACAACGCTTGGCGATATTGGGTATCAAATATATGTTACAACTGGAGAGGAACATCGCTTTTTTGGTGGCGAATACCGCGATAAGAAATTGCCCACTGATATTATCCAGCAAGTATTAGAAGGGGAAGTCTATCATGGGATGCGAGATTTTCCAAAAGAGACTTTTATGACGGGCTTTTTTGCGAATGAGTTAATAAATACTATTGGTGTACCCTTTACGTATCATAACGAGCAATATGCATTGTTTATTCGACCAGATATTCGATTCTTGTTCTCAGAGGCGCATACGTTATTAGGTGGTCTTATTCTTGGCATGGCGGTGATGAGCTTACTTGCCATGTTATTATTTGCAAAGGCACTTATTCGTCCGATTACAAAGTTAACCGAAGCAACTCATCAACTTGCCCATGAAAAGTTTGATACGTTGCTTGAAATTGACCGAGCAGATGAAATTGGACAACTGGCAGATAGTTTTAATGTCATGACAGAAAAACTACAGGAAAATGACAGAATGCGAAAACAGTTTATAAGTAATGTATCCCATGACTTTCAATCGCCATTATTGAATATTCAAGGGTATGTCGATTTATTGAAAAATCCTACGCTTGCAGAACCTGAACGGCAAGAATACGCAACGATTATAGAGCTAGAAACAAAGCGACTATCGACATTGACAAAGCAACTATTGTTGCTGACATCACTCGATCAATCTACCAGAATGCTAAAACGAGAACCGTATCCGTTAGATGAGCAATTGAAAGAAACGGTGCGAAAATATCGATGGCAGTTAGAGGAAGCGAATGTGCAATTATCGTATCAGATTGAGCCAGTTATATATAATGGCGATGCAAGTCTATTGCAAAATGTCTGGGATAATTTATTAACAAACGCCATTAAATATAATGTTAATGGTGGAGACATCCATATCCAACTTCAGGAACAAACGACTTTTGTAGAGGTGTTAGTAAAGGACAGCGGCATTGGTATGACTATAGAACAATTGCAAAAGGTATATGACCGTTTTTATAGAGCTGACGAGTCTAGAACGAAGCAGGGGACAGGTCTCGGTCTTGCAATTGTTAAACAAATTGTTGAATTGCACGGTGGTGAAGTGCAAATGGAAAGTGCTAGGAACGAAGGGACAAGTGTTTGTATACACCTACCAAAATTGTAA
- a CDS encoding tetratricopeptide repeat protein: MSTIVIQYEILHEQCKNLHILSFTHLAESLEEASTHAISQPSISLHRSRLVVEEIVYDFYELEMHAKPKIKNMRTLLNNRTFIAKIHPRRIYLLMELVLKMTSTSNNDIVEAKAAKIVLDYVSDIVEWFIHRYDRKLKISMSSRKDAKFEDILPPIDTKTLDHYSAKDYEHAASWFELAAKKGNASAQYNLGFLYNHGRGVQKDYIAAKTWYEKAAAQHDANALYSLGVLYHLGQGVAQNYEEAAKYYKSAADLGNADAQYNLGVLYNQGLGLPVNFTEAAKWYISAANQGNTSAQNNLGFLYHNGTGVQQSFEEAIAYFEMAALAGDASAQYNLGYMYLKGRGISQNMEEAARWFHLAALQDHTNAEFQLAMLYNSGLGIQQDHVEAMKWFKLAAHNGHTNAQYCLGILYQKEKDNTRAESWLQLAADSGHISAGYELGLLYVYQLQQPDKALPYFKMAADKGYADAQFELGLLYAKGTGVTLNYTEAVRWWRAATDQSHIQAEYQLGLLYEQGLGVPQDLDEARRCYRLAALQGHSGAQYQLGNLFDKGKGVKQDFTEAAKWIEQAASKGHAKAQFQLAQMHSHGQGVPKDFAKAAQLYRLAANKGHQKAQFQLGMLYKKGQGVAQDYNEATRWLKKSLEHLT, from the coding sequence GTGAGTACAATCGTTATACAATATGAAATCCTACATGAACAATGTAAAAATTTACACATATTATCGTTTACGCATTTAGCAGAAAGCCTAGAAGAAGCTAGCACTCATGCTATATCCCAGCCTTCCATTTCCTTACATAGGTCACGCCTCGTTGTCGAGGAGATTGTTTATGACTTTTACGAGCTGGAAATGCACGCTAAACCTAAAATAAAAAATATGCGAACACTATTAAATAATCGTACGTTTATAGCAAAAATACATCCACGTCGCATTTATTTATTAATGGAGCTTGTCCTAAAAATGACAAGTACTAGCAATAATGACATTGTTGAAGCAAAAGCAGCCAAAATTGTCCTAGATTACGTTAGTGATATCGTTGAATGGTTTATTCATCGTTATGATCGGAAACTTAAAATTTCCATGTCCTCGCGAAAAGACGCTAAATTTGAAGATATTTTGCCGCCAATCGATACGAAGACGCTGGATCACTACTCTGCAAAGGACTATGAACATGCGGCTAGTTGGTTTGAATTAGCTGCTAAAAAAGGCAATGCAAGTGCACAATACAATTTAGGCTTCCTTTATAATCATGGTCGTGGTGTCCAAAAAGATTATATTGCTGCAAAAACATGGTATGAGAAAGCAGCCGCACAACATGATGCGAACGCACTTTATAGTTTAGGGGTGCTTTACCATTTAGGACAAGGTGTTGCACAAAATTATGAAGAGGCTGCAAAATATTATAAATCAGCCGCGGATTTAGGAAACGCCGACGCACAGTACAATCTAGGTGTACTTTATAATCAAGGGCTTGGGCTTCCTGTTAATTTTACAGAGGCTGCAAAATGGTATATTTCAGCTGCCAATCAAGGGAACACTAGTGCACAAAATAATCTCGGTTTTCTTTATCATAATGGAACTGGTGTGCAACAAAGCTTTGAGGAAGCGATAGCCTATTTTGAAATGGCAGCACTTGCTGGAGATGCAAGCGCGCAATATAACCTTGGGTATATGTATCTTAAAGGTCGTGGTATCTCACAAAATATGGAGGAAGCCGCAAGATGGTTCCATTTAGCCGCTCTTCAAGACCATACCAATGCCGAATTTCAATTAGCGATGCTATACAATTCAGGATTAGGTATACAGCAGGATCACGTTGAAGCAATGAAATGGTTTAAACTTGCTGCCCATAACGGACATACCAATGCGCAATATTGCCTTGGTATCCTCTACCAAAAGGAGAAGGATAACACACGAGCAGAAAGTTGGTTACAACTTGCCGCTGACAGCGGTCATATTAGTGCTGGCTACGAGCTGGGGCTTCTTTATGTTTATCAACTTCAACAGCCCGATAAAGCATTGCCCTATTTTAAAATGGCTGCTGACAAAGGCTATGCTGATGCTCAATTCGAGCTGGGGCTTCTTTATGCAAAAGGCACAGGTGTTACATTGAATTATACTGAAGCAGTGAGATGGTGGAGAGCTGCAACTGACCAATCTCATATTCAGGCGGAGTATCAGCTAGGATTATTATATGAACAAGGTTTAGGGGTTCCCCAAGACTTAGATGAAGCTCGACGTTGCTATAGGCTTGCCGCTCTTCAAGGACATTCAGGTGCGCAATATCAACTTGGTAATTTATTTGATAAGGGGAAAGGTGTAAAGCAAGATTTTACAGAGGCTGCAAAATGGATTGAACAAGCAGCGAGTAAAGGACATGCTAAAGCTCAATTCCAGTTAGCCCAAATGCATAGTCATGGACAAGGTGTGCCTAAAGATTTTGCCAAAGCAGCACAACTTTATCGACTTGCTGCCAACAAGGGACATCAAAAAGCGCAATTTCAGCTTGGTATGCTTTATAAAAAAGGACAAGGCGTTGCTCAAGATTATAATGAGGCAACACGTTGGCTAAAAAAATCACTAGAACATTTAACATAA